A genome region from Chryseobacterium indicum includes the following:
- a CDS encoding GNAT family N-acetyltransferase, giving the protein MKLIEATEKDIPLIQNLARRSWESAYSGIISAEQINYMLGKMYSEEEISTHLKNPDYHYFLIFDENSNSFEGFMGYENGYEEQTTKLHRIYLVPESKGKGFGKEALNFLKQKISESNDKRIILNVNKENNAKKFYESQGFKVYDEVILNIGDGFVMDDFLMEFVF; this is encoded by the coding sequence ATGAAATTAATAGAAGCTACAGAAAAAGATATTCCTCTGATCCAGAATTTGGCAAGAAGATCCTGGGAAAGTGCCTATTCAGGAATTATTTCTGCCGAACAGATTAATTATATGTTGGGAAAAATGTATTCTGAAGAAGAAATTTCTACACATTTGAAGAATCCTGATTATCATTATTTCTTGATTTTTGATGAAAATAGCAATTCTTTTGAAGGTTTTATGGGTTATGAAAACGGATATGAAGAACAGACGACCAAACTTCACAGGATTTATCTGGTTCCTGAAAGTAAGGGGAAAGGTTTTGGAAAAGAAGCCCTGAATTTCTTAAAACAGAAAATTTCTGAGAGTAATGATAAAAGAATTATTCTGAATGTAAATAAAGAAAATAACGCTAAAAAGTTCTATGAATCTCAGGGTTTTAAAGTGTATGATGAAGTGATTCTGAATATTGGAGACGGTTTTGTTATGGATGATTTCCTGATGGAATTTGTATTTTAA
- the dapA gene encoding 4-hydroxy-tetrahydrodipicolinate synthase: MSILKGVGVALVTPFNEDLSVDFESLTKLVDYNIENGTSYLVVLGTTAEAATLSAEEKKQVVEHIIKVNNKRVPLVLGIGGNNTLEVKKQIEEADLSEFTAVLSVSPYYNKPNQEGLYQHYKALASTGKNIIIYNVPSRTGQNVEAEITLRLAKEFPNLFLIKEAAPNILQYFDILRKKPEGFNLVSGDDEYTLPVTLAGGAGVISVIGQAYPKEFSTMVQLAFDKKVDEAYEIHNKLVEITRLIFAEGNPCGVKVILAEMGIIKNYLRLPLVAASEGLHVKIKAEMANI; encoded by the coding sequence ATGAGCATTTTAAAAGGAGTAGGTGTTGCTTTGGTAACGCCCTTTAATGAAGATTTATCCGTAGATTTCGAAAGTTTAACAAAATTGGTAGACTACAATATCGAAAACGGAACCAGTTATTTAGTTGTTTTGGGAACTACAGCGGAAGCTGCAACACTTTCTGCTGAAGAAAAAAAACAGGTGGTTGAACACATCATTAAGGTTAATAATAAACGCGTTCCTTTGGTTTTAGGGATTGGCGGAAATAATACTCTTGAAGTAAAAAAACAGATTGAAGAAGCTGATCTTTCTGAATTTACAGCAGTACTTTCTGTGTCTCCTTATTATAACAAACCTAATCAGGAAGGGCTATATCAGCATTACAAAGCGTTGGCTTCCACAGGAAAAAATATTATCATTTATAATGTACCTTCCAGAACAGGGCAGAATGTTGAAGCAGAAATAACACTGCGTCTGGCAAAAGAATTTCCGAACCTGTTCCTGATTAAAGAAGCGGCTCCGAATATTCTTCAGTATTTTGATATCTTAAGAAAAAAACCGGAAGGCTTCAATCTGGTTTCAGGAGATGATGAATATACACTTCCTGTAACTTTGGCCGGTGGAGCAGGGGTAATTTCTGTAATCGGACAGGCTTATCCTAAAGAATTTTCTACCATGGTTCAGTTAGCTTTTGATAAAAAAGTGGATGAAGCGTATGAAATTCATAACAAGCTGGTTGAGATCACAAGACTGATTTTTGCAGAAGGAAATCCTTGTGGAGTTAAGGTAATTTTGGCTGAAATGGGAATCATCAAAAATTATCTGAGACTTCCTTTGGTAGCTGCTTCAGAAGGTCTTCATGTAAAAATTAAAGCTGAAATGGCGAATATTTAA
- a CDS encoding 5'-nucleotidase C-terminal domain-containing protein, with the protein MKNKFLLLGIALATLSACKTASSASSMQIANVRTQKNISINNELKNDEEFVKIIEPYKLKLDKEMNQKISHTNTDLTKQGDNSNLGNLLADYTFDGADVWAKKNLQKNVDAALINIGGIRTTIGKGDILLKSVFEVMPFENEVIIVKMKGSDLQGLFDYYAEHQVNNPVSHLYIETNNKQLTKALINGKAVNPDQDYYLATSDYLALGGDNMKFFSKGEMIPTGMKLRDLFIDYFKKNPEVVSNTDVRLNFIGKK; encoded by the coding sequence ATGAAAAATAAATTCTTGTTATTAGGAATTGCTCTGGCTACTCTTTCGGCTTGTAAGACGGCTTCTTCGGCTTCTTCCATGCAGATTGCGAATGTGAGAACGCAGAAAAATATTTCTATTAATAATGAGCTGAAAAATGATGAGGAATTTGTAAAAATTATTGAACCTTACAAACTGAAACTGGACAAAGAAATGAACCAAAAGATCTCTCATACCAATACAGATCTTACAAAACAGGGGGATAACAGTAATTTAGGCAATCTTTTAGCAGATTATACTTTCGACGGAGCTGATGTATGGGCAAAGAAAAATTTACAGAAAAATGTAGACGCAGCCCTCATCAACATCGGAGGAATCCGTACCACGATCGGGAAAGGAGATATTTTACTGAAAAGTGTTTTTGAAGTGATGCCTTTTGAAAATGAAGTAATTATCGTAAAAATGAAAGGCAGTGATCTACAGGGACTTTTTGATTATTATGCAGAACATCAGGTAAACAATCCTGTTTCTCATTTATATATAGAAACCAATAATAAACAGCTAACCAAAGCTTTAATCAACGGAAAAGCAGTAAATCCGGATCAGGATTATTATCTTGCAACTTCAGACTATCTTGCATTGGGAGGCGATAATATGAAATTCTTCTCGAAAGGAGAAATGATTCCTACAGGAATGAAATTAAGAGATCTTTTCATTGATTATTTTAAGAAAAATCCTGAAGTAGTTTCTAATACAGATGTTCGTTTAAATTTTATCGGTAAGAAGTAA
- a CDS encoding bifunctional metallophosphatase/5'-nucleotidase, translated as MDRKSFLKAIGGGTLAMALAPNMMMAEELNILDLKSATKLTILHTNDQHSRIEPFDASYTKNPNQGGFARRASLIQQIRNQESNVLLLDSGDIFQGTPYFNFFGGELEFKLMSMMRYDASTMGNHDFDNGLNGFLKVLPNAKFPFICSNYDFKNTVLDGKTSPYKIFDKNGIKVGIFGVGIQLDGLVGKKQYGETVYSDPVDVAQHYSNFLKNEQKCDLVICLSHIGYDYKNEPNKISDKILAAQTENIDIILGGHTHTFLPEPQTFTNRAGKNVLVNQVGWAGLLLGRIDFFFDTNKNVKHISWNNQVIDSSIKA; from the coding sequence ATGGATAGAAAAAGTTTTTTAAAAGCAATAGGAGGCGGAACTTTAGCAATGGCTTTAGCTCCCAATATGATGATGGCGGAAGAATTGAACATTCTTGATTTAAAGTCCGCAACGAAACTTACTATTCTTCACACCAACGATCAGCACAGCAGAATAGAGCCTTTCGATGCAAGCTATACGAAAAATCCTAATCAGGGAGGTTTTGCAAGGAGAGCAAGTTTAATACAGCAGATCAGAAATCAGGAAAGCAATGTTTTACTTCTGGATTCGGGAGATATATTTCAGGGAACACCCTATTTCAATTTTTTCGGAGGGGAACTGGAATTCAAATTAATGTCGATGATGAGGTATGATGCTTCCACGATGGGAAATCATGATTTTGATAATGGACTGAATGGTTTTTTAAAGGTTTTGCCGAATGCAAAATTTCCTTTCATCTGTTCAAATTACGATTTCAAAAATACAGTTCTGGACGGGAAAACTTCTCCTTACAAGATTTTCGATAAAAACGGAATCAAAGTTGGAATTTTCGGAGTGGGCATTCAGCTGGATGGACTGGTCGGGAAAAAACAATACGGAGAAACTGTTTATTCCGATCCTGTGGATGTTGCCCAGCACTACTCAAACTTCCTGAAAAACGAACAGAAATGTGATCTTGTCATCTGTCTTTCACACATAGGCTACGATTACAAAAACGAACCCAATAAAATAAGTGATAAAATCTTAGCTGCCCAGACAGAAAATATTGATATTATTCTGGGCGGTCATACCCACACCTTCCTGCCGGAACCTCAGACTTTTACCAACAGAGCGGGTAAAAATGTTCTGGTAAATCAGGTAGGATGGGCAGGTCTTCTGCTCGGCAGAATAGATTTCTTTTTTGATACTAATAAAAATGTAAAACATATTTCCTGGAATAATCAGGTAATAGACAGCAGCATAAAAGCATAA
- a CDS encoding T9SS type A sorting domain-containing protein, which yields MKKLSLISLGILASLQVAHAQTISSKKWADLFSYNNILAMKEDNGKIVAAADSGIFYYTISTGEITKLSKANGLHEVKVSAFDYNPQNKIGLVGYQNGSLDIITPDGITYVVDIPIATGYNGSKKINHISITGDLAVISVGYGVSIFDLKKKEFKDSAFFLSGGVYQASNEATIFGNKVFSVTNTGLRSHEMNTTFPVFSTWTTELPGSFSHIDSEGVLSFSSGNTAYLYNNGTPTALSQSFTNIRDLVVTNNNIVVTDASRVYTFSTNGTFNGNVTFGEECNTATTVGSSVYGGTAFSGIKNEGGNTFKPDGPYLNYAYKISLYGENQILVSTGGREARFNTAIINPKNPGFYYFDGMSWIYPSYFKGSSTIFNVLDVVADPVNPTDVFFTNYMLNGARGIYKMKYNAGSKDFTLVKSYDLGTTNIFTRRPVGLIFDDSNNLFASIAFSGDGAALGPYTAIGAYDRTTDDFVIKNTTSQFGAAQKALYSEGLLFIPTPRTNNFIAYDTKKTQSTSDDTAYILTQPNGFPTTANGTISVAVDKSGDAWIGTDVGLRVLSDAVSAIKTPSTAKMEPIIIEQNGLGEELFRDGQILQIEVDAGDHKWVSVDGGGVYYLSADGQQTIKHFTKENSPLPTNTITDIKVDKKTGKVYFVSYDGIVTYQGDVADVTSNFGNVLVYPNPVVYSNFKGKVTIKGLAEVTNIRIADAAGNVVHSAVARGGYYEWDLNNQRGTRVASGVYFVLMTNEDGSDKATAKIAVVN from the coding sequence ATGAAAAAACTCTCTTTAATCTCTCTTGGTATTTTAGCATCCCTGCAAGTTGCACATGCACAGACTATTTCTTCAAAAAAATGGGCAGATTTATTTTCCTATAATAATATTCTTGCCATGAAAGAAGATAACGGAAAAATAGTTGCAGCGGCAGACAGCGGGATTTTTTATTATACCATTTCTACCGGCGAAATTACCAAACTTTCTAAGGCAAACGGTTTACATGAGGTTAAAGTTTCGGCTTTTGATTATAATCCACAGAATAAAATCGGACTGGTAGGTTATCAAAACGGTTCACTGGATATAATCACTCCGGATGGGATTACTTATGTTGTAGATATTCCTATTGCAACAGGATACAACGGAAGCAAAAAAATCAATCATATATCGATTACCGGCGATCTTGCTGTGATTTCTGTAGGATATGGAGTCTCAATTTTCGATTTAAAAAAGAAAGAATTTAAAGATTCAGCATTCTTTTTATCAGGAGGCGTTTATCAGGCAAGTAACGAAGCTACTATTTTCGGAAATAAAGTTTTTTCTGTTACCAATACCGGTCTTAGAAGCCATGAAATGAATACCACTTTTCCTGTCTTTTCAACATGGACTACGGAATTGCCGGGCTCATTCAGCCATATAGATTCTGAAGGAGTATTAAGTTTTTCTTCCGGAAATACAGCCTATCTTTATAATAACGGAACTCCGACTGCTCTATCACAGTCCTTCACAAATATACGTGATCTAGTTGTTACAAATAACAATATTGTCGTTACAGATGCGAGCAGAGTGTATACATTCAGTACCAACGGAACTTTCAACGGAAATGTAACTTTCGGAGAAGAGTGCAATACTGCAACAACGGTTGGAAGCAGTGTTTATGGAGGAACTGCCTTTTCAGGAATTAAAAACGAGGGCGGAAACACTTTCAAGCCGGATGGTCCTTATCTCAATTATGCCTACAAAATCAGCCTCTATGGTGAAAATCAGATTTTGGTTTCAACTGGAGGAAGAGAAGCTCGGTTTAATACCGCAATTATCAATCCAAAAAATCCAGGATTTTATTATTTTGACGGAATGAGCTGGATATATCCTTCATATTTTAAAGGTAGCTCTACAATTTTTAATGTTCTGGACGTGGTAGCAGATCCAGTAAATCCAACTGATGTATTCTTCACAAACTATATGCTCAATGGTGCACGCGGAATTTATAAAATGAAATACAATGCAGGGAGCAAAGATTTTACTTTAGTCAAAAGTTATGATTTAGGAACCACCAATATCTTCACAAGACGACCTGTAGGTTTAATCTTTGATGATTCCAATAATCTGTTTGCTTCTATAGCTTTCTCTGGTGATGGTGCCGCACTTGGGCCTTATACTGCTATCGGAGCCTATGACAGAACAACAGATGATTTCGTGATAAAAAACACAACTTCTCAATTTGGAGCGGCACAAAAAGCTTTATATAGTGAAGGACTTCTTTTTATTCCTACGCCGAGAACTAATAATTTTATAGCGTATGATACAAAGAAAACGCAAAGTACATCGGACGATACTGCCTATATTTTAACCCAGCCCAATGGCTTCCCGACCACAGCAAATGGAACGATTTCTGTAGCTGTCGATAAATCGGGGGACGCATGGATTGGTACAGATGTGGGATTAAGAGTTCTTTCTGATGCTGTTTCAGCAATAAAAACCCCTTCTACAGCAAAGATGGAACCTATCATCATAGAACAGAACGGATTGGGAGAAGAACTCTTCAGAGACGGACAGATTTTACAGATCGAAGTAGATGCCGGAGATCATAAGTGGGTTTCGGTTGACGGCGGCGGAGTGTATTATCTTTCCGCAGACGGACAACAAACGATTAAGCATTTTACCAAAGAAAATTCTCCACTCCCAACAAATACAATTACGGACATTAAGGTTGATAAAAAAACTGGAAAAGTATATTTTGTTTCTTATGACGGAATTGTGACGTATCAGGGAGATGTTGCCGATGTAACATCAAATTTTGGAAACGTTCTGGTATATCCAAACCCTGTAGTTTATTCTAATTTTAAAGGAAAAGTTACTATTAAAGGTTTGGCAGAAGTTACCAACATCCGAATTGCTGATGCTGCCGGAAACGTTGTACATTCCGCAGTGGCAAGAGGTGGATATTATGAGTGGGATCTCAATAACCAGAGAGGAACCAGAGTTGCCTCCGGCGTTTATTTTGTATTAATGACCAATGAGGACGGCTCCGATAAAGCTACGGCAAAGATTGCTGTCGTAAATTAA
- the recO gene encoding DNA repair protein RecO: MNSQSGFLLSYIKYGENDAVLHCFTEEDGFQSYFLKGIYAKKNKKKALLLPLSKLNFSLNPVKGNGIQTISKFELIKSNDIYTDIRCNTVVFFISDFLNQNLRHENKNHHIFFCLEEFTDELENRNYQSHLIFLIKILKIQGVAPLLNSGKFLDPETGTFTHEIMHQLFTEEVSAIWKTILSAENPYSIKIHSNFRKDFLDSLLVYYHYHITDFKIPASLEVIQQIFE; the protein is encoded by the coding sequence ATGAATTCACAAAGCGGATTTTTATTATCTTATATAAAATATGGTGAAAATGATGCGGTACTGCATTGTTTCACTGAAGAAGACGGGTTTCAGTCTTATTTTTTAAAAGGAATATATGCTAAGAAAAATAAGAAAAAAGCCCTTCTTCTTCCATTAAGCAAACTTAATTTCTCTTTAAATCCTGTAAAAGGAAACGGAATCCAGACAATTTCAAAATTTGAATTGATTAAAAGCAACGATATTTATACGGATATCCGTTGTAACACGGTTGTATTTTTTATTTCAGATTTTTTAAACCAAAATCTAAGACATGAAAACAAAAACCATCACATTTTTTTCTGTCTTGAAGAATTTACAGATGAGCTGGAAAACCGGAATTATCAGTCTCATTTAATTTTTTTAATTAAAATTCTAAAAATTCAGGGTGTTGCACCTTTATTGAATTCGGGAAAATTTCTTGATCCGGAAACCGGAACTTTCACGCATGAAATAATGCATCAACTCTTTACTGAAGAAGTTTCAGCCATTTGGAAAACCATTCTGTCGGCCGAAAATCCTTACAGTATTAAAATACATTCCAATTTCAGAAAAGATTTTCTAGACAGCTTACTTGTGTATTATCATTACCATATCACCGATTTTAAAATTCCTGCTTCTCTGGAAGTCATTCAGCAGATATTTGAATAA
- a CDS encoding MGH1-like glycoside hydrolase domain-containing protein, producing the protein MKEKERLSDVTWKKWGPYVSNREWGLVREDYSADGDAWNYTNHDIAEAKTYRWGEEGICGICDDLQKLVFSVGFWNKKDKMVKERFFGLSNGQGNHGEDVKEYFYYLDSTPTHSYMKMLYKYPQNAFPYEDLIKTNAERGKEDPEYELIDTGIFDQNEYFDIFIEYAKKSQNDILVKLTVVNKSEKEAPLIVLPTVWFRNTWNWGYNNYKPQMNAENSDCIRINHQDLEIKNVYAGNAQKVLFCDNETNNERLYHSQNQSKYTKDGINDFVINGNSQSVNPKDFGTKASFFIDENFKPKETKTFEFRLSDQDLKQPFQDFEEIFVSRQNEADEFYADIQCGIKTEDEKLVQRQAFAGMLWNKMFYHYNVERWLKGDPSQTPPPKSREHIRNSEWKHLNNEHIISMPDKWEYPWYATWDLAFHTISFSLIDPDFAKHQLKLFLFEWYMHPNGQLPAYEWDFSDVNPPVHAWAVFRVFKIDEYLKGNPDLQFLESAFQKLLMNFTWWVNKKDNNGNNIFEGGFLGLDNIGVFDRNMPLPNGEHLEQSDGTSWMAMFALNMMRIALELALYNNVYEEMAMKFFEHFLAIANSLDNMGEECFSLWDEEDEFFYDAIASSDGDHMYLKLRTIVGLIPMFAVEVIDDEMIEKLPNFKKRMKWVLENKPELAALVSHWEVKGDESKHLLSLLRGHRLKRLLSRMLDPDQFLSEFGVRALSKEYEKNPFTLNLNGTDYKVKYTPAESDSGLFGGNSNWRGPIWFPINFLIIESLQRFFFYYSPDFLVEYPTGSGKYSNLDEIAEALSRRLSKLFLKDEHGNRPFNSQYPRFQTDPDFKDYILFYEYFHGDTGRGVGASHQTGWTGLIAKILMPRFSRKNIAESETITPKNVEF; encoded by the coding sequence ATGAAAGAAAAAGAAAGACTGTCCGACGTTACATGGAAAAAATGGGGACCTTACGTCAGCAACCGCGAATGGGGATTGGTACGTGAAGATTACAGTGCAGATGGTGATGCGTGGAACTACACCAATCACGACATTGCGGAAGCCAAAACCTACCGTTGGGGAGAAGAAGGAATCTGCGGCATCTGTGATGACCTTCAGAAGCTTGTTTTTTCAGTCGGATTCTGGAACAAAAAAGATAAAATGGTGAAAGAACGCTTCTTTGGCTTATCAAACGGTCAGGGAAACCATGGTGAAGATGTAAAAGAATATTTTTACTATCTCGATTCCACGCCTACGCATTCTTACATGAAAATGCTGTACAAATATCCTCAAAACGCATTTCCCTACGAAGATCTCATAAAAACCAATGCGGAAAGAGGAAAAGAAGATCCCGAATACGAATTAATCGATACCGGAATTTTCGACCAAAACGAGTACTTTGATATTTTTATTGAATATGCCAAAAAAAGTCAGAACGATATTCTGGTGAAATTAACAGTGGTTAATAAATCAGAAAAAGAAGCTCCGTTAATCGTTCTTCCAACAGTCTGGTTCAGAAATACATGGAATTGGGGATATAATAATTACAAACCTCAGATGAATGCTGAAAATTCAGATTGCATCAGGATTAATCATCAGGATTTAGAAATCAAAAATGTATACGCAGGAAATGCTCAGAAAGTATTATTCTGCGATAACGAAACGAATAATGAAAGACTTTATCATTCTCAAAACCAGTCAAAATATACAAAAGACGGAATCAACGATTTTGTCATCAACGGAAATTCCCAGTCTGTAAATCCAAAAGATTTTGGAACAAAGGCTTCCTTTTTCATTGACGAAAATTTTAAACCAAAAGAAACAAAGACTTTTGAATTCAGACTTTCGGATCAGGATCTGAAACAGCCATTTCAGGATTTTGAAGAAATTTTCGTTTCAAGACAAAATGAAGCAGATGAATTTTATGCAGACATTCAGTGCGGAATAAAAACAGAAGACGAAAAACTGGTTCAGCGGCAGGCTTTTGCAGGAATGCTCTGGAACAAAATGTTCTATCATTATAATGTGGAACGTTGGCTGAAAGGAGATCCGTCACAGACTCCTCCTCCAAAATCCCGTGAACACATCAGAAATTCTGAGTGGAAACATCTCAACAACGAACACATTATTTCCATGCCCGACAAATGGGAATATCCGTGGTACGCAACGTGGGATCTGGCTTTCCACACCATCAGTTTTTCATTAATTGATCCGGATTTTGCAAAACATCAGCTCAAATTGTTTCTTTTTGAATGGTATATGCATCCAAACGGACAGCTTCCGGCTTATGAATGGGATTTTAGCGATGTAAATCCTCCCGTTCATGCATGGGCTGTTTTCAGGGTTTTTAAAATTGATGAATATCTGAAAGGAAATCCTGATCTGCAATTTCTGGAAAGTGCTTTTCAGAAACTCCTGATGAATTTTACATGGTGGGTCAATAAAAAAGATAACAACGGAAATAATATTTTCGAAGGAGGATTTTTAGGTCTCGACAACATCGGTGTTTTCGACCGGAATATGCCTCTTCCCAACGGAGAACATCTTGAGCAATCCGACGGAACAAGCTGGATGGCAATGTTTGCTTTAAATATGATGAGAATTGCTCTTGAACTTGCTTTGTATAACAATGTGTATGAAGAAATGGCGATGAAGTTTTTTGAGCATTTTCTGGCAATTGCCAATTCTCTGGACAACATGGGAGAAGAATGTTTCAGCCTTTGGGATGAAGAAGACGAATTCTTTTATGATGCCATTGCTTCAAGTGACGGAGATCATATGTATCTGAAATTAAGGACAATTGTGGGGCTTATTCCTATGTTTGCGGTTGAGGTTATTGATGATGAAATGATCGAAAAACTGCCGAATTTCAAGAAAAGAATGAAGTGGGTTCTGGAAAATAAACCGGAACTGGCTGCTCTGGTTTCTCATTGGGAAGTAAAAGGTGATGAATCCAAACATTTGCTTTCTCTTTTAAGAGGTCACCGTTTAAAGAGATTATTAAGCAGAATGCTCGATCCGGATCAGTTTTTAAGCGAATTTGGTGTTCGTGCGCTTTCAAAAGAATATGAAAAAAATCCGTTTACCCTAAATCTCAATGGAACAGATTACAAAGTAAAATATACTCCCGCAGAAAGTGACAGCGGATTATTCGGCGGAAACAGCAATTGGCGTGGTCCGATCTGGTTTCCGATTAATTTTTTAATTATTGAAAGCCTGCAACGGTTCTTTTTCTATTACAGTCCCGATTTTTTGGTGGAATATCCTACAGGAAGCGGAAAATATTCCAATCTTGACGAAATTGCAGAGGCTTTAAGCAGAAGACTGTCTAAATTATTTTTGAAGGATGAACATGGAAACCGTCCTTTTAACAGTCAGTATCCCAGATTTCAGACCGATCCGGATTTTAAAGATTATATTTTATTCTATGAATATTTTCATGGAGATACCGGTCGCGGTGTAGGAGCGTCACATCAGACAGGCTGGACAGGTCTTATTGCCAAAATTTTAATGCCAAGATTTTCCAGAAAAAATATTGCAGAATCTGAAACCATAACACCGAAAAATGTGGAATTTTAA
- a CDS encoding glucose 1-dehydrogenase: MEISLHNQVAVVTGASSGIGSGIAKSLASAGATVIVNHSSEHSLDEAKAVLKEITDAGGNGITYQCDVSKEDQVIKMFQDVVSQFGTVDILINNAGVQKDAKFTEMTLDQWNTVIGINLTGQFLCAREAIKEFLRRGIDPSRSVACGKIIHISSVHEIIPWAGHANYASSKGAIRMLMQTLAQEYGADKIRVNSICPGAIQTPINKAAWSTPEALNSLLDLIPYNRIGQPQDIGNMAAFLASDLADYITGASIFVDGGMTTFESFSTGG, encoded by the coding sequence ATGGAAATATCTCTTCACAATCAGGTCGCTGTAGTTACCGGAGCTTCCAGTGGAATTGGTTCAGGAATTGCAAAATCACTCGCTTCAGCAGGAGCAACCGTAATTGTTAATCACTCTTCAGAACACTCTTTAGATGAAGCAAAAGCCGTTTTAAAAGAAATTACCGATGCAGGCGGAAACGGAATAACCTATCAGTGCGATGTTTCCAAAGAAGATCAGGTCATTAAAATGTTTCAGGATGTGGTTTCACAATTCGGAACAGTCGATATTCTCATCAACAACGCAGGCGTTCAGAAAGATGCAAAATTCACCGAAATGACGCTCGATCAGTGGAATACCGTCATTGGCATCAATCTTACAGGTCAGTTTTTGTGTGCAAGAGAAGCCATTAAAGAATTTCTTCGCCGTGGTATCGATCCTTCGCGTTCCGTTGCCTGCGGAAAAATTATTCACATCAGTTCCGTTCACGAAATCATTCCTTGGGCAGGTCACGCCAATTATGCTTCAAGCAAAGGAGCCATCAGAATGCTCATGCAGACTTTAGCGCAGGAATATGGTGCAGACAAAATCCGTGTGAATTCCATTTGTCCCGGAGCAATTCAGACGCCCATCAACAAAGCCGCATGGAGCACTCCCGAAGCTTTAAATTCCTTATTAGACTTAATCCCTTACAACAGAATCGGTCAGCCACAGGACATTGGAAATATGGCGGCGTTTCTGGCAAGTGATCTTGCAGATTACATCACCGGAGCAAGTATTTTCGTAGATGGCGGAATGACAACTTTCGAAAGCTTTTCAACAGGGGGATAA
- a CDS encoding GNAT family N-acetyltransferase, producing the protein MVKLKFYEPKDFPEVSYTLDELQSQYTATAEQALQKIEERSDTLAFPITILENHHPAGFFVLDFGNDKLDLTDNQNSTLLRSLSINPELQGKGIGKAAMILLDEFVREHFKDCSEIVLAVNQNNSSAYELYLKVGYKFDGKTRMGRSGIQYLMYKKL; encoded by the coding sequence ATGGTAAAATTAAAATTTTACGAACCGAAAGATTTTCCCGAAGTAAGCTATACTTTGGACGAACTACAGTCACAATACACCGCAACCGCAGAACAGGCATTACAGAAAATTGAAGAGCGGAGCGACACCCTTGCTTTTCCCATCACCATTCTGGAAAATCATCATCCTGCCGGTTTTTTTGTGCTGGATTTTGGAAATGATAAATTAGACCTTACAGACAATCAGAATTCTACGTTATTGCGCTCCCTTTCCATAAATCCTGAATTACAGGGAAAAGGAATCGGAAAAGCAGCAATGATTCTTCTTGATGAATTTGTTCGGGAACACTTTAAAGATTGCAGCGAAATCGTTCTTGCAGTCAACCAAAACAATAGTTCCGCTTACGAATTATACCTTAAAGTCGGCTACAAATTCGACGGAAAAACAAGAATGGGCAGAAGCGGAATACAATATCTGATGTACAAAAAACTCTAA
- a CDS encoding DUF1684 domain-containing protein — protein sequence MKKYIFIFLLFPLLIFSQKISKEETEIKKFQKELNAEYLNPKETPLRGDNFKNFKQHPFFPINLKYRIIAKFQKTENAEPFDLPTSSGKTKPYREFGKATFQLDGKSYTLTLYQSLDLIKQKKYKDHLFLPFRDTTNEKETYGGGKYLDLTIPKVNTIVLDFNKSYHPYCAYNAYDYNCPVVPEENKLPVEIRAGVMYEDIYHH from the coding sequence ATGAAAAAATACATATTCATATTTTTACTTTTTCCACTATTGATATTCTCTCAAAAGATTTCAAAAGAAGAAACTGAAATTAAAAAATTTCAGAAAGAACTCAATGCAGAATATTTAAACCCGAAAGAAACGCCTTTGCGCGGAGATAACTTTAAAAATTTTAAGCAGCATCCTTTCTTTCCGATCAATTTAAAATACAGAATTATTGCAAAATTCCAGAAAACGGAAAACGCAGAACCCTTTGATCTTCCAACATCTTCAGGAAAAACAAAACCTTACAGAGAATTTGGAAAAGCAACATTTCAGTTAGACGGAAAGTCATATACATTAACGCTGTATCAAAGTCTGGATTTAATCAAACAGAAAAAATACAAAGACCATTTATTTCTGCCTTTCCGTGATACCACCAATGAAAAAGAAACCTACGGCGGTGGAAAATATCTGGATTTAACAATCCCGAAAGTAAATACCATTGTATTAGATTTTAACAAATCGTATCATCCTTACTGTGCTTACAACGCTTACGATTACAACTGTCCCGTTGTTCCCGAAGAAAATAAACTTCCGGTTGAAATTCGGGCAGGAGTAATGTATGAAGACATTTATCATCATTAA